The Strigops habroptila isolate Jane chromosome 8, bStrHab1.2.pri, whole genome shotgun sequence genome includes a window with the following:
- the SOAT1 gene encoding sterol O-acyltransferase 1 isoform X1 → MGRKATMAGEDCVRKRQSGSTTTSKTPENEEMQRRPEGERSFQNSSNGRVDVDHVITRKMQLIAEAEQLKPAFLKEVDSHFTEFVNNLVAKSALLDSSSSASLFPASCSEKELHKARTLRAPPEHGKIFTVRRSLLDELFEVSHIRTIYHMFIALLIVFILSTLLVDFIDEGRLVLGFDLLVFVFGKFPIVFCTWLCMFCATVIVPYNLFVWWAQGYCSSSRRAIRSLCYGMLFTLFQTAGLGLGPTYIAVSYALPPASRFIVILEQVRLVMKAHSFIRENVPRVLSSVKDKSSTVPIPRISQYLYFLFAPTLIYRDNYPRNPTIRWGYVATKFAQVLGSLFYAYYIFVRLCIPQFHNSSQETFNLRGLVLCIFNSILPGVLILFLVFFAFLHCWLNAFAEMLRFADRMFYKDWWNSTSYANYYRTWNVVVHDWLYYYAYRDFLWFFGKKFKAAAMLSVFTVSAAVHEYVLSICFGFFYPVLFCLFTCFGMVFNFILNDRRKGPIWNVIMWTSLFLGQGVIICLYSQEWYARQYCPVENPTFLDYLKPRSWSCHMKM, encoded by the exons GCCGGGTTGATGTTGACCATGTGATAACAAGGAAAATGCAGCTAATAGCAGAAGCTGAG CAATTGAAGCCAGCTTTCCTGAAGGAAGTGGACAGTCACTTCACAGAGTTTGTGAACAATTTGGTGGCGAAATCGGCGCTCCTGGATTCCTCATCTTCAGCCTCCctattcccagcttcctgttCAGAGAAGGAACTGCACAAAGCCAG GACCTTGAGAGCCCCTCCAGAACATGGGAAAATCTTTACTGTCAGGAGGTCCCTTTTAGA TGAGCTGTTTGAAGTAAGTCACATCAGGACGATCTACCACATGTTCATCGCTCTTCTCATTGTCTTCATCCTCAGCACACTTCTAGTAGACTTCATTGATGAAGGAAG GCTGGTCCTAGGATTTGACCTGTTGGTCTTTGTTTTTGGAAAGTTCCCAATCGTCTTCTGTACTTGGCTGTGCATGTTCTGTGCCACAGTTATTGTTCCATACAACCTTTTTGTCTGGTGGGCCCAAGGCTATTGCAGTTCCTCTCGTCGGGCAATCCGCTCTCTCTGCTATGGAATGTTGTTCACACTGTTCCAAACAGCTGGGCTCGGATTGGGACCAACCTATATTGCTGTATCGTATGCCCTGCCTCCAGCTTCCCGTTTCATTGTAATACTGGAACAG GTTCGTCTTGTTATGAAGGCTCATTCATTCATCCGGGAAAATGTACCCAGAGTCCTGTCCTCTGTAAAGGACAAGTCCA GCACAGTACCTATTCCCAGAATTTCTCAGTACCTGTACTTCCTCTTTGCTCCCACCCTCATCTACAGAGACAACTATCCCAG GAATCCCACAATAAGATGGGGCTATGTAGCTACCAAATTTGCACAG GTGCTTGGTTCACTTTTTTATGCCTACTACATCTTTGTGAGGCTCTGCATTCCTCAGTTTCACAACAGTAGTCAAGAAACCTTCAATCTTCGAGGGCTGGTCCTCTGCATCTTCAATTCCATTCTGCCAG GTGTACTGATTctcttcctggttttctttgcGTTCCTTCACTGTTGGCTCAATGCATTTGCCGAGATGCTGCGCTTTGCAGATAGGATGTTTTACAAG GACTGGTGGAATTCCACTTCCTATGCAAACTACTACCGGACCTGGAATGTGGTAGTACATGACTGGCTCTATTACTATGCCTACAGGGACTTCCTTTGG ttttttggTAAGAagttcaaagcagcagctatgCTATCTGTCTTCACAGTATCAGCTGCTGTGCACGAATATGTTCTGAGCATCTGCTTCGGCTTTTTCTATCCAGTTCTCTTTTGCCTGTTTACGTGTTTTGGAA TGGTCTTCAACTTCATCCTTAATGACCGTCGGAAAGGCCCCATCTGGAACGTGATCATGTGGACTTCCCTCTTCCTGGGCCAAGGTGTCATCATTTGCCTCTATAGCCAGGAGTGGTATGCTCGTCAGTACTGCCCTGTGGAAAAT CCCACATTCCTGGACTACTTAAAACCACGCTCATGGTCATGTCATATGAAGATGTAA
- the SOAT1 gene encoding sterol O-acyltransferase 1 isoform X3, whose protein sequence is MAGEDCVRKRQSGSTTTSKTPENEEMQRRPEGERSFQNSSNGRVDVDHVITRKMQLIAEAEQLKPAFLKEVDSHFTEFVNNLVAKSALLDSSSSASLFPASCSEKELHKARTLRAPPEHGKIFTVRRSLLDELFEVSHIRTIYHMFIALLIVFILSTLLVDFIDEGRLVLGFDLLVFVFGKFPIVFCTWLCMFCATVIVPYNLFVWWAQGYCSSSRRAIRSLCYGMLFTLFQTAGLGLGPTYIAVSYALPPASRFIVILEQVRLVMKAHSFIRENVPRVLSSVKDKSSTVPIPRISQYLYFLFAPTLIYRDNYPRNPTIRWGYVATKFAQVLGSLFYAYYIFVRLCIPQFHNSSQETFNLRGLVLCIFNSILPGVLILFLVFFAFLHCWLNAFAEMLRFADRMFYKDWWNSTSYANYYRTWNVVVHDWLYYYAYRDFLWFFGKKFKAAAMLSVFTVSAAVHEYVLSICFGFFYPVLFCLFTCFGMVFNFILNDRRKGPIWNVIMWTSLFLGQGVIICLYSQEWYARQYCPVENPTFLDYLKPRSWSCHMKM, encoded by the exons GCCGGGTTGATGTTGACCATGTGATAACAAGGAAAATGCAGCTAATAGCAGAAGCTGAG CAATTGAAGCCAGCTTTCCTGAAGGAAGTGGACAGTCACTTCACAGAGTTTGTGAACAATTTGGTGGCGAAATCGGCGCTCCTGGATTCCTCATCTTCAGCCTCCctattcccagcttcctgttCAGAGAAGGAACTGCACAAAGCCAG GACCTTGAGAGCCCCTCCAGAACATGGGAAAATCTTTACTGTCAGGAGGTCCCTTTTAGA TGAGCTGTTTGAAGTAAGTCACATCAGGACGATCTACCACATGTTCATCGCTCTTCTCATTGTCTTCATCCTCAGCACACTTCTAGTAGACTTCATTGATGAAGGAAG GCTGGTCCTAGGATTTGACCTGTTGGTCTTTGTTTTTGGAAAGTTCCCAATCGTCTTCTGTACTTGGCTGTGCATGTTCTGTGCCACAGTTATTGTTCCATACAACCTTTTTGTCTGGTGGGCCCAAGGCTATTGCAGTTCCTCTCGTCGGGCAATCCGCTCTCTCTGCTATGGAATGTTGTTCACACTGTTCCAAACAGCTGGGCTCGGATTGGGACCAACCTATATTGCTGTATCGTATGCCCTGCCTCCAGCTTCCCGTTTCATTGTAATACTGGAACAG GTTCGTCTTGTTATGAAGGCTCATTCATTCATCCGGGAAAATGTACCCAGAGTCCTGTCCTCTGTAAAGGACAAGTCCA GCACAGTACCTATTCCCAGAATTTCTCAGTACCTGTACTTCCTCTTTGCTCCCACCCTCATCTACAGAGACAACTATCCCAG GAATCCCACAATAAGATGGGGCTATGTAGCTACCAAATTTGCACAG GTGCTTGGTTCACTTTTTTATGCCTACTACATCTTTGTGAGGCTCTGCATTCCTCAGTTTCACAACAGTAGTCAAGAAACCTTCAATCTTCGAGGGCTGGTCCTCTGCATCTTCAATTCCATTCTGCCAG GTGTACTGATTctcttcctggttttctttgcGTTCCTTCACTGTTGGCTCAATGCATTTGCCGAGATGCTGCGCTTTGCAGATAGGATGTTTTACAAG GACTGGTGGAATTCCACTTCCTATGCAAACTACTACCGGACCTGGAATGTGGTAGTACATGACTGGCTCTATTACTATGCCTACAGGGACTTCCTTTGG ttttttggTAAGAagttcaaagcagcagctatgCTATCTGTCTTCACAGTATCAGCTGCTGTGCACGAATATGTTCTGAGCATCTGCTTCGGCTTTTTCTATCCAGTTCTCTTTTGCCTGTTTACGTGTTTTGGAA TGGTCTTCAACTTCATCCTTAATGACCGTCGGAAAGGCCCCATCTGGAACGTGATCATGTGGACTTCCCTCTTCCTGGGCCAAGGTGTCATCATTTGCCTCTATAGCCAGGAGTGGTATGCTCGTCAGTACTGCCCTGTGGAAAAT CCCACATTCCTGGACTACTTAAAACCACGCTCATGGTCATGTCATATGAAGATGTAA
- the SOAT1 gene encoding sterol O-acyltransferase 1 isoform X2 produces the protein MATMAGEDCVRKRQSGSTTTSKTPENEEMQRRPEGERSFQNSSNGRVDVDHVITRKMQLIAEAEQLKPAFLKEVDSHFTEFVNNLVAKSALLDSSSSASLFPASCSEKELHKARTLRAPPEHGKIFTVRRSLLDELFEVSHIRTIYHMFIALLIVFILSTLLVDFIDEGRLVLGFDLLVFVFGKFPIVFCTWLCMFCATVIVPYNLFVWWAQGYCSSSRRAIRSLCYGMLFTLFQTAGLGLGPTYIAVSYALPPASRFIVILEQVRLVMKAHSFIRENVPRVLSSVKDKSSTVPIPRISQYLYFLFAPTLIYRDNYPRNPTIRWGYVATKFAQVLGSLFYAYYIFVRLCIPQFHNSSQETFNLRGLVLCIFNSILPGVLILFLVFFAFLHCWLNAFAEMLRFADRMFYKDWWNSTSYANYYRTWNVVVHDWLYYYAYRDFLWFFGKKFKAAAMLSVFTVSAAVHEYVLSICFGFFYPVLFCLFTCFGMVFNFILNDRRKGPIWNVIMWTSLFLGQGVIICLYSQEWYARQYCPVENPTFLDYLKPRSWSCHMKM, from the exons GCCGGGTTGATGTTGACCATGTGATAACAAGGAAAATGCAGCTAATAGCAGAAGCTGAG CAATTGAAGCCAGCTTTCCTGAAGGAAGTGGACAGTCACTTCACAGAGTTTGTGAACAATTTGGTGGCGAAATCGGCGCTCCTGGATTCCTCATCTTCAGCCTCCctattcccagcttcctgttCAGAGAAGGAACTGCACAAAGCCAG GACCTTGAGAGCCCCTCCAGAACATGGGAAAATCTTTACTGTCAGGAGGTCCCTTTTAGA TGAGCTGTTTGAAGTAAGTCACATCAGGACGATCTACCACATGTTCATCGCTCTTCTCATTGTCTTCATCCTCAGCACACTTCTAGTAGACTTCATTGATGAAGGAAG GCTGGTCCTAGGATTTGACCTGTTGGTCTTTGTTTTTGGAAAGTTCCCAATCGTCTTCTGTACTTGGCTGTGCATGTTCTGTGCCACAGTTATTGTTCCATACAACCTTTTTGTCTGGTGGGCCCAAGGCTATTGCAGTTCCTCTCGTCGGGCAATCCGCTCTCTCTGCTATGGAATGTTGTTCACACTGTTCCAAACAGCTGGGCTCGGATTGGGACCAACCTATATTGCTGTATCGTATGCCCTGCCTCCAGCTTCCCGTTTCATTGTAATACTGGAACAG GTTCGTCTTGTTATGAAGGCTCATTCATTCATCCGGGAAAATGTACCCAGAGTCCTGTCCTCTGTAAAGGACAAGTCCA GCACAGTACCTATTCCCAGAATTTCTCAGTACCTGTACTTCCTCTTTGCTCCCACCCTCATCTACAGAGACAACTATCCCAG GAATCCCACAATAAGATGGGGCTATGTAGCTACCAAATTTGCACAG GTGCTTGGTTCACTTTTTTATGCCTACTACATCTTTGTGAGGCTCTGCATTCCTCAGTTTCACAACAGTAGTCAAGAAACCTTCAATCTTCGAGGGCTGGTCCTCTGCATCTTCAATTCCATTCTGCCAG GTGTACTGATTctcttcctggttttctttgcGTTCCTTCACTGTTGGCTCAATGCATTTGCCGAGATGCTGCGCTTTGCAGATAGGATGTTTTACAAG GACTGGTGGAATTCCACTTCCTATGCAAACTACTACCGGACCTGGAATGTGGTAGTACATGACTGGCTCTATTACTATGCCTACAGGGACTTCCTTTGG ttttttggTAAGAagttcaaagcagcagctatgCTATCTGTCTTCACAGTATCAGCTGCTGTGCACGAATATGTTCTGAGCATCTGCTTCGGCTTTTTCTATCCAGTTCTCTTTTGCCTGTTTACGTGTTTTGGAA TGGTCTTCAACTTCATCCTTAATGACCGTCGGAAAGGCCCCATCTGGAACGTGATCATGTGGACTTCCCTCTTCCTGGGCCAAGGTGTCATCATTTGCCTCTATAGCCAGGAGTGGTATGCTCGTCAGTACTGCCCTGTGGAAAAT CCCACATTCCTGGACTACTTAAAACCACGCTCATGGTCATGTCATATGAAGATGTAA